A single genomic interval of Fibrobacter sp. UWB13 harbors:
- the speA gene encoding biosynthetic arginine decarboxylase, whose product MKKWRIDDSRDLYNVKGWGVSYFDINDKGHATVSPIKNGGPSIDLYELVQELSLRDVSTPVLLRFPDILDSRIEKIHECFTKATTEYGYKGGHYSIFPIKVNQQRAVLEEVVSHGSKFNIGLEAGSKPELHAVLANMQNPDALIICNGYKDEDFIELALLAQKMGKKIFIVVEKMNELHLVVDLSRRIGVRPNIGIRIKLASSGSGKWEESGGYHSKFGLNSSELLEALDYIKEEKMEDCMKLIHFHLGSQITNIRHIKNGLREVSQFYVQIRKMGMGLEFVDVGGGLGVDYDGTRSSNASSVNYSIQEYANDVVYAMFEACENGDVPHPNIIAESGRALSAHHSILVFNVLETAGQAFFDESIHEISDDAPEALKDLYGIYKSLSPKNLLESWHDAMQINDDTLSGFKMGDVDLQTRAMSERLFWSIARKVDQLARDLRHPPYELSELPRLLAEKYFCNFSLFQSLPDSWGVDQVFPIMPIQRLDEEPTIETTIQDVTCDSDGKIDMFVRGGEVARTIPLHPIKKDEPYFIAVYLVGAYQEILGDLHNLFGDTNAVHIVCNDNGGYDIDKVIDGESVEDVLDYVNFSDKALVRNMENWVTRSVKEGKITLQEGKEFLNIYRSGLYGYTYLE is encoded by the coding sequence ATGAAAAAATGGCGCATTGACGATTCCCGAGATCTTTACAACGTAAAGGGCTGGGGCGTAAGTTACTTTGACATTAACGACAAGGGTCACGCGACGGTTTCGCCGATCAAGAATGGCGGTCCGAGCATTGACCTTTACGAGCTCGTGCAGGAACTTTCCTTGCGCGATGTTTCGACTCCTGTGTTGTTGCGCTTCCCGGATATTCTGGACAGCCGCATCGAAAAGATTCACGAGTGCTTCACGAAGGCGACGACTGAATATGGCTACAAGGGTGGCCATTACAGCATCTTCCCGATCAAGGTGAACCAGCAGCGCGCGGTCTTGGAAGAAGTGGTGAGTCACGGTTCCAAATTCAACATCGGGCTAGAAGCAGGTTCCAAGCCGGAACTCCATGCGGTTCTTGCGAACATGCAGAACCCGGACGCTTTGATCATCTGCAACGGCTACAAGGACGAAGACTTTATCGAACTTGCTCTCCTCGCACAGAAAATGGGCAAGAAGATTTTCATTGTTGTCGAGAAGATGAACGAGCTTCACTTGGTTGTAGACTTGTCTCGTCGCATCGGTGTGCGCCCGAACATCGGCATCCGCATCAAGCTTGCAAGCTCTGGCAGCGGCAAGTGGGAAGAATCCGGCGGATACCACAGCAAGTTCGGTCTCAATAGCTCTGAACTTTTGGAAGCTCTCGACTACATCAAGGAAGAGAAGATGGAAGACTGCATGAAGCTCATCCACTTCCACTTGGGTAGCCAAATTACGAACATTCGCCATATCAAGAATGGACTCCGCGAAGTGTCGCAGTTCTACGTCCAAATTAGAAAGATGGGCATGGGCCTTGAATTCGTGGACGTGGGCGGCGGCCTCGGCGTGGATTACGACGGTACACGCAGTTCTAACGCGAGCTCCGTGAACTATTCCATCCAGGAATACGCAAACGACGTCGTGTACGCGATGTTCGAAGCTTGCGAAAACGGCGACGTTCCTCACCCGAACATCATTGCGGAATCAGGCCGTGCTCTTTCAGCTCACCATTCCATCCTGGTGTTCAACGTGCTTGAAACGGCAGGGCAGGCGTTCTTTGACGAAAGTATTCATGAAATCAGCGATGATGCGCCGGAAGCACTGAAGGACTTGTACGGCATTTACAAGAGCCTTTCTCCGAAGAACTTGCTCGAAAGCTGGCACGATGCCATGCAGATTAACGACGACACCTTGAGCGGTTTCAAGATGGGCGACGTGGATTTGCAGACGCGCGCTATGAGCGAACGCTTGTTCTGGAGCATCGCCCGCAAGGTGGACCAGCTCGCTCGCGACTTGCGCCATCCGCCTTATGAATTGAGCGAACTTCCGCGCTTGCTTGCCGAAAAGTACTTCTGCAACTTCAGCCTTTTCCAGAGCCTCCCGGACAGCTGGGGCGTGGATCAGGTGTTCCCGATTATGCCGATCCAGCGTTTGGACGAAGAGCCGACGATTGAGACGACGATTCAGGACGTGACTTGCGATAGCGATGGCAAGATCGACATGTTCGTTCGCGGTGGCGAAGTGGCTCGCACCATTCCGCTCCACCCGATCAAGAAGGACGAGCCGTACTTTATCGCAGTTTACCTCGTCGGTGCATACCAGGAAATTCTCGGTGACCTCCACAACCTCTTTGGCGATACAAACGCTGTGCACATTGTCTGCAACGACAACGGCGGCTATGATATCGACAAGGTGATTGACGGCGAATCCGTGGAAGACGTGCTCGACTACGTGAACTTCAGCGACAAGGCTCTTGTCCGCAACATGGAAAACTGGGTCACGCGCTCTGTGAAGGAAGGAAAGATTACGCTTCAGGAAGGCAAGGAATTCTTGAACATCTATCGTTCCGGACTTTACGGGTACACGTATCTGGAGTAG
- a CDS encoding glycosyltransferase family 2 protein, producing MLRNNYKIAVLLATYNGGKYIREQLDSLFQQSCKQFHLYVRDDGSSDDTMKIVGQFREMYPDRVTILKDSQKHRGAAKSFMYLLENVDSEYYMFCDQDDIWLPEKIEKTFARMKEAEGTAPVLVATDLRVVDEQLSPIKESFNEDLKIDVFRKHPELICVRHVVTGCTMMFNRAAKEVSLPMSPRATMHDEWVALCVHFKGGVISILDDATILYRQHTSNTLGAEQARKGFFARAIARAGQKQFFQVAKLLHKDFGLSYLKFLMYKILYSWF from the coding sequence ATGCTCCGAAACAATTACAAGATTGCGGTTTTGCTAGCCACATACAATGGCGGCAAGTACATCAGGGAACAGCTTGATTCTCTGTTCCAGCAATCTTGTAAACAGTTCCATTTGTATGTTCGTGATGACGGTTCCTCGGACGATACAATGAAAATCGTCGGGCAATTTCGCGAAATGTATCCAGACAGAGTTACGATTTTAAAAGACTCGCAAAAGCACAGGGGTGCGGCGAAGTCTTTTATGTACCTGCTGGAAAATGTGGATTCCGAGTATTACATGTTCTGCGACCAGGACGATATTTGGTTGCCGGAGAAAATCGAAAAGACATTTGCTCGGATGAAGGAAGCCGAGGGGACAGCGCCGGTTCTCGTTGCGACGGATTTGCGTGTGGTCGATGAACAGCTCTCCCCCATCAAAGAATCGTTCAACGAAGATTTGAAAATTGACGTTTTCCGCAAGCACCCAGAATTAATTTGCGTGCGCCACGTGGTCACTGGTTGCACGATGATGTTCAACCGCGCCGCCAAGGAAGTCTCACTCCCAATGTCTCCTCGCGCAACCATGCACGATGAATGGGTAGCCCTTTGCGTCCACTTTAAAGGCGGAGTCATCTCGATTCTCGATGACGCGACGATTCTTTACCGCCAACACACCAGCAACACGCTTGGTGCAGAGCAAGCTCGCAAAGGCTTTTTCGCACGCGCCATCGCACGCGCAGGGCAAAAACAGTTCTTCCAAGTCGCAAAATTGCTCCACAAGGATTTCGGATTATCGTACTTAAAGTTCTTGATGTACAAAATTTTGTATAGTTGGTTCTAG
- a CDS encoding glycosyltransferase, whose translation MRRSICMATYNGAKYIKEQLDSIIPQLREDDEFIVSDDASKDDTLKIVQSYNDPRIKIFHNENHGVAHNFENAMRQATGDLIYFADQDDVWLPGKLDKMEKFLTEGGYDTILCNCSLVDANLNVIKERHYDEKWPMKKSLLRNIINNCWLGACMCFTKQVKDACMPFPPKVVAHDLWVSYYAQKHFKCGYQDEVLQLYRRHENTVSFTGGKSTNSLYFRIAYRAYLAWHILWR comes from the coding sequence ATGAGAAGAAGCATTTGCATGGCGACCTACAACGGCGCCAAATACATCAAGGAACAGCTGGACAGCATTATTCCGCAACTTAGGGAAGATGACGAGTTCATCGTTTCTGACGATGCATCAAAAGACGATACGTTGAAAATCGTCCAGAGCTACAACGACCCGCGAATCAAGATTTTCCACAACGAGAATCACGGCGTTGCGCACAATTTTGAAAACGCAATGAGACAGGCCACGGGCGACTTGATTTACTTTGCCGACCAGGATGACGTCTGGTTGCCGGGCAAACTCGACAAGATGGAAAAGTTCCTTACGGAAGGCGGCTACGACACGATTCTTTGCAACTGCTCGCTCGTCGATGCAAACTTGAACGTGATCAAGGAACGCCATTACGACGAAAAATGGCCGATGAAAAAATCGCTCTTGCGAAACATCATCAACAATTGCTGGCTTGGAGCTTGCATGTGCTTTACCAAGCAGGTGAAGGACGCTTGCATGCCGTTCCCGCCGAAAGTCGTCGCACACGATTTGTGGGTTTCGTATTACGCACAAAAGCATTTCAAGTGCGGCTACCAAGACGAAGTTTTGCAGCTTTACCGCCGTCACGAAAACACAGTCTCGTTCACGGGCGGCAAGAGCACGAACAGCCTTTACTTTAGAATCGCATACCGCGCTTACCTCGCGTGGCATATCCTTTGGCGTTAG
- a CDS encoding glycosyltransferase: MKICITLATYNGEKYLAQMLDSLVAQTKPADVIIAVDDGSKDSTCEILERYKDKLPLEITKFEKNRGHRASFSTALEKARELLANDDLIFLADQDDIWAPNKIEVMSQKIGDNSMIFGDAEIIDGDGVVTESSWRKKAEIVEQLSQQALLTGYTNVTGCMVAFKAGLLKTALPIPQDVPVHDQWITLCATAENGYRAIADKVIQYRIHESNAIGEGNKTWSEKLQTNLQWAKAVRGSDIFEKLPDESRQFLNKFIQFLELRFNHAFLSPLWFPWIVRNARNIYPQVTSATQMIGRILFSFVGVSTAKKFFNKK, encoded by the coding sequence ATGAAAATTTGCATCACACTCGCAACTTATAACGGCGAAAAGTATCTCGCGCAGATGCTTGATTCTTTGGTCGCGCAGACAAAACCTGCCGATGTTATAATTGCGGTGGATGACGGTTCCAAAGATTCTACATGCGAAATCTTGGAACGTTATAAAGACAAGCTCCCGCTAGAAATCACAAAGTTTGAAAAGAACAGAGGGCACCGCGCATCATTTTCAACGGCATTGGAAAAGGCTCGCGAATTGCTCGCTAACGACGATTTGATTTTCCTTGCCGATCAAGACGACATTTGGGCACCGAACAAGATCGAAGTCATGAGTCAAAAGATTGGCGACAATTCCATGATTTTTGGCGATGCCGAAATTATTGATGGAGATGGGGTCGTCACAGAATCATCGTGGCGAAAGAAAGCCGAAATTGTCGAACAACTGAGCCAGCAAGCGCTCCTCACCGGATACACGAATGTAACCGGTTGCATGGTCGCTTTCAAGGCAGGATTATTGAAAACCGCCCTCCCGATTCCGCAAGACGTGCCCGTACACGATCAATGGATTACGCTTTGCGCCACTGCAGAAAACGGCTATCGCGCTATCGCAGATAAAGTTATTCAATACCGCATTCATGAGAGCAATGCCATCGGCGAAGGCAACAAGACTTGGAGCGAAAAACTCCAGACGAATTTGCAGTGGGCAAAGGCTGTAAGAGGCTCGGACATTTTCGAGAAACTGCCAGACGAGAGTCGTCAATTCTTGAACAAGTTCATTCAGTTCTTGGAATTGCGCTTTAACCATGCGTTTTTATCGCCTCTATGGTTCCCGTGGATTGTCCGTAACGCGCGCAACATCTACCCGCAGGTTACAAGCGCCACCCAAATGATTGGACGAATTCTGTTTTCGTTCGTGGGCGTCTCGACCGCCAAAAAATTTTTCAATAAGAAATAA
- the nudC gene encoding NAD(+) diphosphatase: MIHEIAPHKLNNEFKTIEPKPTDYLIIFNGEQTLFKKAGEDVYEIPRVRDFPKCECHYLISIDGDAYFLCNSNLPEIPEGYEFRGNRTFRTLESHLERLGGATSAHIAKWESLNKFCGKCGCLMKRGIKERSMICPSCKNTVYPKISPVVIVAVRNGNELLMARNLDNPDKTRMFLISGFVEIGESLEQAVKREVLEEAGVRVKNIKYFGSQPWPFSESLISGYTAELDGDPTIHMQEAELACATWVKREDIPEYDTSVSISSCLIENFRSGYTIKE; encoded by the coding sequence ATGATTCACGAAATTGCACCGCACAAGCTGAATAACGAATTTAAGACCATTGAACCCAAGCCCACCGATTACTTGATTATTTTCAATGGCGAGCAAACGCTTTTCAAGAAAGCTGGTGAAGATGTTTACGAAATACCACGAGTGCGCGACTTCCCTAAATGCGAATGCCATTACTTGATTAGCATCGATGGTGACGCATATTTCTTGTGCAATTCGAACTTGCCGGAAATTCCGGAAGGCTACGAGTTCCGTGGGAACCGCACATTTCGCACACTCGAAAGCCATTTGGAACGCCTCGGAGGCGCCACGTCGGCACACATTGCTAAGTGGGAAAGTTTGAACAAGTTCTGTGGTAAATGCGGATGCCTCATGAAACGAGGAATCAAGGAACGCTCCATGATTTGTCCGAGCTGCAAGAACACAGTCTACCCCAAGATTTCGCCGGTCGTGATTGTCGCTGTTCGCAACGGCAATGAGCTTTTGATGGCTCGCAACTTGGACAATCCGGACAAGACGCGCATGTTCCTCATTTCTGGATTTGTAGAAATTGGAGAATCGCTTGAACAAGCGGTCAAGCGCGAAGTTCTTGAAGAAGCGGGCGTTCGCGTGAAGAATATCAAGTACTTTGGTAGCCAGCCGTGGCCGTTCTCGGAATCGCTCATCTCGGGCTACACCGCAGAACTTGACGGAGATCCAACCATTCACATGCAAGAGGCGGAACTCGCTTGCGCCACTTGGGTCAAACGCGAGGACATTCCCGAATACGATACGAGCGTGAGCATCAGCAGTTGCTTGATCGAGAACTTCCGCTCGGGATATACGATTAAGGAATAA
- a CDS encoding MAC/perforin domain-containing protein: MSGKTVGDTLMLDMMDSTYDFKIVADGKWRIEDETGFIQSISKKSGSSDATVKIRLTTNDLDERFVGDLHIVFPEDTSLNKTITVVQKYSGDYDDNAVTELTQSNKVYAIGYGYNAITGGYPDYEAIKCEIFDVKKLNEDGGVSIGPTKASLKTTSITGSTISDISFQLSSKVNVEGGIAGFSGEIGAAFDMNTSNKSNYEYALTYLDLAVKTAGFDLPLELLKSEEYMKKFAYNSINGLNTSYPSTNEGFKKLVRDFGTHVVWGSRLGGRIRQSMTADVSKITSKYDISAFAKAAYKGVVDASAEVSTEMKSSLEQNLSNVNIDIDVLGGDDGLALKLSDSKILNNEDVNKWKQSVSKNTGAATLIGFSDGGLIPLYELIDESLGEKAKERKQKLKDYLNGKQVASDFEYGYDCGTVTEIDVPKIEDLDTNTLIKDIYLGGQLVAKAMLEFVPLLNLKEKVMVIYPVINNKVRFNLGFYIGDKDHKPARVSWDGTDAAIVEYENMNFGAAKKLYIRGASVTSVAPEGTEHHAGTVEDAYLASKIYVPKKYPPNSENDLRDGKVQNHNYPLVKVFNRIWLRDNYASTIDKTGKEYQYVAVGEGTFNVGHGLDNKPILIYKVKEKDKFVPSGWSIPTKEAFQEIEKVFKNNKITNLGAAMTRKSECDSKDVKGNICGLVGLGLRKDKNGYTSYYAINNGQIGVEDGASTFNILEAAAYDALIFYQE; the protein is encoded by the coding sequence GTGTCTGGCAAGACTGTCGGCGACACGTTGATGTTGGACATGATGGACAGCACCTACGATTTCAAGATCGTGGCTGACGGAAAATGGCGCATCGAGGATGAAACAGGATTTATTCAGTCGATTAGCAAAAAATCCGGTAGCAGCGATGCGACCGTTAAAATTCGTTTAACCACAAACGATTTGGACGAACGTTTTGTGGGCGATCTGCACATTGTGTTCCCTGAAGACACCTCCCTGAACAAGACCATTACCGTAGTGCAGAAGTATAGCGGCGACTACGATGATAATGCGGTGACTGAGCTGACGCAGAGTAACAAGGTTTATGCTATTGGCTATGGCTATAATGCCATTACTGGGGGCTATCCCGACTATGAAGCTATCAAGTGTGAAATTTTTGATGTCAAAAAATTGAATGAGGATGGAGGCGTTTCTATCGGGCCGACGAAGGCAAGCCTCAAGACTACAAGTATTACGGGGTCGACAATTTCCGATATAAGTTTCCAGTTGAGTTCCAAAGTTAATGTTGAGGGCGGAATAGCAGGCTTTTCGGGAGAAATCGGAGCCGCATTTGATATGAACACATCGAATAAGAGTAATTATGAATATGCATTGACCTATCTGGACCTTGCTGTAAAGACTGCGGGTTTTGATCTTCCTTTGGAATTGCTCAAGTCTGAAGAATATATGAAAAAATTCGCCTACAATTCCATTAATGGATTGAATACAAGTTACCCAAGTACTAATGAAGGGTTCAAAAAGCTGGTTCGTGATTTTGGAACCCATGTGGTATGGGGTTCGAGGCTTGGCGGGCGCATTCGTCAATCGATGACGGCAGATGTATCCAAGATTACATCCAAATACGATATCAGTGCTTTCGCCAAGGCTGCGTACAAGGGCGTTGTTGACGCGAGTGCCGAAGTGAGTACGGAAATGAAATCGAGCTTGGAACAAAACCTTTCGAATGTGAATATCGATATAGATGTTCTTGGGGGGGATGATGGTTTAGCGCTTAAATTGTCGGATTCCAAAATTCTGAATAATGAAGATGTGAACAAGTGGAAACAGTCTGTTTCAAAAAATACCGGCGCAGCAACTCTTATCGGTTTTTCGGATGGAGGCTTAATTCCACTTTATGAATTGATTGACGAAAGCCTTGGCGAAAAGGCCAAGGAACGTAAGCAAAAACTCAAAGATTATTTGAACGGTAAACAGGTCGCTTCTGATTTTGAGTATGGCTATGACTGTGGGACCGTGACCGAAATCGATGTACCGAAGATAGAAGACCTGGACACCAACACCTTGATTAAGGATATTTACTTGGGCGGACAACTGGTGGCGAAGGCCATGTTGGAATTTGTGCCGCTCCTGAACCTCAAAGAAAAAGTGATGGTTATTTACCCCGTCATCAACAACAAGGTCCGCTTTAACTTGGGCTTCTACATTGGCGACAAGGACCACAAGCCGGCCCGTGTCAGCTGGGATGGAACCGATGCCGCCATAGTCGAATATGAAAACATGAACTTCGGCGCGGCGAAGAAACTCTATATTCGAGGAGCTTCTGTGACGAGTGTAGCGCCTGAAGGCACGGAACATCATGCAGGCACGGTTGAAGACGCTTATTTAGCTTCGAAGATTTACGTTCCTAAAAAGTATCCTCCCAATAGTGAAAATGATTTAAGAGATGGCAAAGTTCAGAATCATAATTATCCCTTGGTTAAGGTTTTCAATCGTATTTGGCTCCGCGATAATTATGCTAGCACCATTGATAAAACAGGAAAAGAATATCAATATGTAGCTGTCGGTGAAGGAACTTTTAATGTTGGCCACGGTTTAGATAACAAGCCCATTCTCATTTACAAAGTCAAAGAGAAGGATAAATTTGTTCCATCAGGATGGAGTATTCCTACTAAGGAAGCATTCCAAGAAATTGAAAAAGTTTTTAAAAACAATAAGATTACTAACTTAGGTGCAGCCATGACGAGAAAGAGCGAATGCGACTCGAAGGATGTTAAAGGAAATATTTGCGGACTTGTTGGGTTAGGATTACGGAAAGATAAGAATGGCTATACGAGTTATTATGCAATAAATAATGGCCAGATCGGTGTGGAAGATGGTGCTAGCACCTTTAATATTTTGGAGGCGGCCGCATATGACGCGCTTATATTCTATCAGGAATAA
- a CDS encoding FISUMP domain-containing protein, with translation MSFAKSYKFTMIALALCAVGFIACSDSDSSSDANGEDNVLSIKLGETPVNGGVLLLGKGESFYELNLESNGEWRIENNSTFIDSVLPESGLGNADVKIHVKKNDSEGQRKGELRVVFPKDTSLNTVIDLRQMYSGDYEDNDASFDSLEMGAIFACSFMGLFSKEAALQCLTDAFEKSENYRVDPRDGKMYKLEKIGSQLWMAENLLYETPNSYCYDDNADNCKKYGRLYEWDAAMEACPKGWHLPSKYEWNELFYGIVKNKGKALKSTSDWLRDGNGSDDYGLNVLPAGYKDSEYRSLGDIARFWTSTDDHGYTAFLVRIEALKDDAYLNEEVKYNANSVRCLKD, from the coding sequence ATGAGCTTTGCAAAAAGTTATAAATTCACGATGATCGCACTTGCTTTGTGTGCGGTCGGTTTCATTGCCTGCTCGGATTCGGACAGTTCTAGTGACGCAAACGGTGAAGACAACGTGCTCTCTATCAAATTGGGTGAGACGCCTGTCAACGGTGGCGTGCTGTTGCTTGGCAAGGGGGAGAGCTTCTATGAACTAAATCTGGAATCCAACGGTGAGTGGCGTATCGAAAATAATTCCACTTTTATCGATTCGGTCTTGCCGGAATCGGGTTTGGGTAATGCGGATGTGAAAATCCATGTGAAAAAGAATGATTCAGAGGGGCAGCGTAAGGGGGAATTACGTGTCGTTTTTCCCAAGGACACTAGTCTGAATACAGTCATTGATTTGAGGCAGATGTATAGCGGAGATTATGAAGATAATGACGCTTCTTTTGATTCTCTTGAAATGGGTGCGATTTTCGCTTGTAGTTTTATGGGACTGTTTAGCAAGGAGGCTGCGTTACAGTGCCTGACGGATGCGTTTGAGAAGAGTGAAAATTATAGGGTTGATCCCCGTGATGGTAAAATGTATAAATTGGAAAAAATCGGCTCGCAACTTTGGATGGCAGAGAATCTTCTGTATGAAACACCGAATAGCTATTGCTATGACGACAATGCGGATAATTGTAAAAAATATGGTCGACTTTACGAATGGGATGCGGCTATGGAGGCGTGCCCCAAAGGGTGGCACTTGCCGAGTAAGTACGAATGGAATGAATTATTTTATGGAATTGTAAAAAATAAGGGCAAGGCTCTCAAATCTACTTCAGACTGGCTGCGCGATGGAAACGGAAGTGATGACTACGGCCTTAACGTTTTGCCTGCAGGTTACAAGGATAGCGAGTATCGTTCCTTAGGTGATATAGCACGGTTCTGGACTTCGACAGATGATCACGGCTATACTGCGTTCTTGGTACGTATAGAAGCGCTTAAAGACGATGCCTATCTGAACGAAGAGGTAAAGTACAACGCAAACAGTGTTCGTTGTCTAAAGGATTAG
- a CDS encoding C13 family peptidase — MQRSKPALLLIWMTVAILCLCGCSDNSVSAKTDTKTRKIRVAVMAKSSEMVRWKRSAEWALENMEKAQDGLDQKVKLQLEFKNQDDADIDEYMEKVAHDTDYAAIVGPTQSDKAYRMAELLRKSAKPILSPKASNVEYQRFFANMPNLWNLVENDFMLIESAFSHLASSFASIFMNELKLTLLAPSSELNGGLVSSYVDWLGFMAEEFGLKIDRIFLYNDETELRKLTQTYLERRKPYSVLLFEPYDDKMALAFDDELYQQDVASQGGIRVVCSNNFASDSIVKKLHYDFYRGFDLYARPESGFAQAYHEHFGEDILNGEAHFFDALYILAYATTYSVSSGLELNESIRAVLGGRDGTGGDWMVAGMQENFKSLQNGRLPDLTGVSSSWTFLDRDNSVSGSVYRGWNIADHKYVTNDFTSNDDSKHSINPEENWLDFFKADVDTSFFEYADSNISYNDVSKHWALLVAASSGWANYRFQADIFAIYQKLKKMGYDDDHIIVIAEDDIANHRRNLYPGELFIRLDGDNVYEKGVVDYKLSSVTASDLGNILRGNSSDKLSKVLRAKSTDNVFVFWSGHGMPGYLEYGKDKVSYEQIVALIKEIPHRKVLVAVEACYSGGLGETAEKADIPGIVFLTAASPYETSKADERNEEMGVYLTNSFTRGFTKLLDETPDATLRDMYVEIASKISGSHVQLYNVNHYGNIYKETIGEFFVIK, encoded by the coding sequence ATGCAAAGAAGTAAGCCTGCTCTGCTTTTGATATGGATGACGGTAGCAATACTTTGCCTTTGCGGCTGTTCTGATAATTCCGTCTCTGCCAAGACCGATACGAAAACGCGTAAAATCAGGGTCGCCGTCATGGCGAAATCTTCTGAAATGGTCCGTTGGAAACGCAGCGCCGAATGGGCTTTGGAAAATATGGAAAAAGCTCAGGACGGGCTAGACCAAAAGGTAAAACTGCAACTGGAATTTAAGAACCAGGATGATGCCGATATCGACGAGTATATGGAAAAGGTGGCTCACGATACGGACTATGCGGCCATTGTGGGGCCCACTCAATCGGACAAGGCGTACCGCATGGCGGAACTTTTGCGGAAAAGTGCGAAGCCGATTCTTTCGCCCAAGGCGTCGAATGTGGAATACCAGCGTTTTTTTGCCAACATGCCGAATTTGTGGAACTTGGTTGAAAACGACTTTATGCTGATAGAATCCGCTTTCTCGCATTTGGCTAGTTCTTTTGCGTCTATTTTTATGAATGAACTGAAACTTACACTTTTGGCTCCGTCAAGCGAGTTGAATGGCGGACTCGTAAGTTCTTATGTCGACTGGCTAGGTTTTATGGCCGAAGAATTCGGTCTTAAAATAGACAGAATCTTTTTGTACAATGACGAAACCGAACTGCGGAAGCTTACGCAGACTTATTTGGAACGAAGGAAGCCGTATAGCGTTTTGTTATTTGAACCCTATGATGACAAAATGGCCTTAGCCTTTGATGATGAATTGTATCAACAGGATGTCGCTTCTCAAGGTGGAATCCGAGTGGTGTGTTCGAATAATTTCGCTTCGGACTCTATCGTGAAAAAACTTCATTACGATTTTTACCGTGGCTTTGATTTGTACGCAAGGCCCGAGTCTGGGTTTGCGCAAGCATACCATGAACATTTTGGCGAAGACATTCTCAATGGCGAAGCGCATTTCTTTGATGCTCTGTATATTTTAGCGTATGCCACGACTTATTCCGTTTCGTCGGGCCTGGAATTGAATGAATCGATTAGAGCTGTGCTCGGAGGAAGGGACGGCACAGGCGGCGATTGGATGGTTGCCGGAATGCAGGAAAATTTCAAGTCGTTGCAGAACGGACGCTTGCCTGATTTGACGGGGGTATCGAGCTCTTGGACTTTCCTGGATAGGGACAACAGTGTGAGCGGTTCAGTGTATCGCGGGTGGAATATTGCTGACCATAAATATGTCACGAATGATTTTACCAGCAACGACGACTCGAAACATTCGATAAATCCAGAAGAAAATTGGCTGGATTTTTTCAAGGCCGATGTGGATACGAGCTTTTTCGAATATGCAGACTCGAATATTTCTTACAATGACGTTTCAAAACATTGGGCTCTTTTGGTTGCAGCCTCATCGGGCTGGGCAAATTACCGGTTTCAGGCGGACATCTTTGCCATTTACCAGAAACTCAAGAAGATGGGGTACGACGATGACCACATTATCGTGATTGCAGAAGATGACATTGCAAATCATCGTCGCAACCTGTATCCGGGGGAGCTGTTTATCCGTTTGGATGGAGACAATGTCTATGAAAAGGGTGTAGTTGATTACAAATTAAGTTCCGTAACGGCGTCTGACCTAGGAAATATATTAAGGGGAAATTCAAGTGATAAGTTGTCAAAGGTTCTCCGTGCAAAGTCGACCGACAATGTTTTTGTCTTTTGGAGTGGACACGGAATGCCGGGGTATTTGGAATATGGTAAAGACAAGGTTAGTTATGAGCAGATTGTTGCGCTGATAAAAGAAATTCCGCACCGCAAGGTGTTGGTTGCCGTGGAGGCCTGCTATAGTGGTGGACTTGGTGAAACGGCGGAAAAGGCGGATATTCCTGGTATCGTTTTTCTAACAGCGGCGTCGCCTTATGAAACGAGTAAGGCGGATGAACGAAACGAAGAAATGGGCGTATACTTGACGAATAGTTTTACCCGAGGTTTTACGAAGTTGCTTGATGAAACACCCGACGCAACGCTGAGGGACATGTATGTCGAAATCGCAAGTAAGATTTCGGGTTCGCACGTGCAGTTGTACAACGTGAACCATTATGGAAATATCTACAAAGAAACGATAGGTGAATTTTTTGTAATAAAATAA